The Montipora capricornis isolate CH-2021 chromosome 6, ASM3666992v2, whole genome shotgun sequence genome has a window encoding:
- the LOC138053910 gene encoding sentrin-specific protease 2-like, with the protein MAELIISKAIDFKGDPLIDIRDLKDLEGKAAEDESKWITNFIVDAYLQLVKSESAQKGVKVEIFRWEEFEKLVQRQTLKDPLTDKDDLFKQDAVFFPCNDTEGEHWFLGVMFPQEMCIIVLDSLPGHFVKPTVLKRVEVMVSLLLKADRSTDVSQWSFYSNRPGEIPEQNNTYDCGIFSCLYARCVATRSVIIPKTEVLAYRQLMIQELHQKTLCPIPPPTIQPGEYYAVDYVKT; encoded by the coding sequence ATGGCAGAGCTAATTATCAGTAAAGCCATTGACTTTAAGGGTGATCCCTTAATTGACATAAGGGACTTAAAAGATCTCGAAGGAAAAGCTGCAGAAGATGAATCAAAGTGGATTACAAATTTTATTGTTGATGCATATCTACAGCTAGTCAAGTCTGAAAGTGCTCAGAAGGGTGTTAAAGTGGAAATTTTTCGATGGGAAGAATTTGAAAAGCTGGTGCAAAGGCAGACCCTGAAAGATCCTCTTACAGACAAAGATGACCTTTTCAAACAAGATGCAGTTTTCTTTCCCTGCAATGATACTGAGGGTGAACATTGGTTCCTTGGAGTGATGTTTCCTCAGGAAATGTGTATCATAGTGCTCGACAGCTTGCCAGGTCATTTTGTTAAGCCGACTGTCTTAAAGCGAGTGGAAGTGATGGTGTCACTTCTTTTGAAAGCTGACCGGTCGACTGATGTCAGCCAGTGGTCTTTCTATTCAAACAGGCCTGGTGAGATTCCAGAACAGAATAATACCTATGACTGTGGAATTTTCAGTTGCCTATATGCAAGGTGTGTGGCCACTAGATCTGTGATCATTCCTAAAACTGAGGTTCTGGCATACAGGCAACTGATGATCCAAGAGTTACACCAGAAAACCCTTTGCCCAATTCCACCGCCAACTATTCAACCAGGGGAATACTATGCAGTTGATTATGTCAAaacctaa